In Citrus sinensis cultivar Valencia sweet orange chromosome 4, DVS_A1.0, whole genome shotgun sequence, one DNA window encodes the following:
- the LOC127901938 gene encoding uncharacterized protein LOC127901938 has protein sequence MATVTATTPPPFTFVLEYMGSAMMIKSIRPMHYTLLRLCNIAALVLQTRESPAVHYFHPKVVLSWDGRMVDVNTDDALKNIIRLSIIKGCCSLHVVVRFSVNTAHPPTLGPPSKLCHTREDVPVVRDAVGHSDQNPAATTAVQPIIPRAEVVGVKRRYRCTVCKADGHGKRTCKLVNPTPATGGDQCHGSQSNGVGTTVETADGTTQCAT, from the exons ATGGCGACGGTAACGGCAACAACGCCTCCACCATTCACCTTTGTCTTGGAGTACATGGGGTCAGCAATGATGATTAAATCCATCAGGCCCATGCACTACACTCTTCTCAGATTGTGCAATATTGCAGCTCTCGTGCTGCAGACTAGAGAGTCTCCTGCGGTTCATTATTTCCATCCTAAAGTCGTTCTCTCGTGGGATGGTCGGATGGTGGACGTCAACACAGACGATGCGTTGAAAAACATTATCCGCTTGTCCATCATAAAGGGATGCTGCAGTCTCCATGTTGTAGTTCGGTTTTCCGTTAACACTGCTCACCCTCCAACACTTGGGCCCCCCTCAAAGTTGTGCCATACTAGAGAGGATGTCCCGGTGGTCAGGGATGCGGTGGGCCATTCTGACCAAAATCCTGCAGCAACCACGGCTGTACAACCCATTATACCACGTGCCGAAGTTGTGGGCGTGAAGCGAAGGTACAGGTGTACGGTGTGCAAGGCCGACGGACATGGGAAGCGCACATGCAAGCTAGTAAATCCAACTCCGGCCACG GGAGGCGATCAGTGCCATGGATCCCAATCTAACGGCGTTGGAACTACGGTGGAGACTGCTGATGGAACTACCCAATGCGCCACTTGA
- the LOC127901908 gene encoding F-box/FBD/LRR-repeat protein At5g22660-like: MQLPGCVYSSMTLEVLRLHTAFRFADPPDGVCFPQLKILQIYITHPENRVTEKLFCSCPSLTELSLTVLIQPDDPPANFIIQSTTLNTLTFVVLFASLRGMSYHHRAVIMAPNLQLIRIVDNMLMEYEVHEMQSIQQATLDLQHWESDTVDPQRARNLIEGVATTACLILSGGVLLALKRACERQSLSRFDNLTSLDVEVRRSGWKGLHTILTATYNLRTCILTKGDWFDVNDHALGWLETENVPHCLSERVTKIKMKAFTDGKDDVRLVEYFLWHSKVLDKFRYHCHGSVQGARLQTLCRKILNFRIQSPTVNIRVTRETLN; the protein is encoded by the exons ATGCAGTTGCCCGGTTGTGTTTACAGCTCGATGACGCTTGAAGTTCTTCGACTACACACTGCATTTCGCTTTGCAGATCCTCCGGATGGTGTGTGTTTTCCCCAACtgaagattcttcaaatatatattaccCATCCTGAAAACCGAGTCACAGAGAAGCTGTTTTGTAGTTGCCCTTCACTGACGGAACTCAGTCTGACAGTTTTGATACAACCAGATGATCCTCCAGCGAACTTCATCATTCAGTCGACAACTCTTAACACACTGACGTTTGTGGTTCTCTTCGCCTCGTTGCGAGGGATGTCATACCACCATCGTGCTGTCATTATGGCGCCAAATCTCCAACTAATCCGTATTGTTGATAACATGTTGATGGAATACGAGGTTCATGAGATGCAATCCATCCAGCAAGCAACTTTAGATCTTCAACATTGGGAATCGGATACAGTTGATCCACAACGTGCTCGCAACCTCATCGAGGGTGTCGCGACAACAGCTTGTCTGATCCTTTCCGGTGGCGTTCTTCTG GCACTTAAGCGGGCATGCGAAAGGCAGTCCCTGAGTCGGTTTGACAACCTCACCTCTTTGGATGTTGAGGTTCGACGAAGTGGCTGGAAAGGTCTGCATACCATCCTCACTGCCACCTACAACTTGCGTACCTGTATATTAACAAAG GGAGATTGGTTCGACGTAAACGACCACGCACTTGGCTGGCTGGAGACAGAGAATGTGCCCCATTGCTTGAGTGAACGCgtgacaaaaataaagatgaaagcATTTACTGACGGAAAAGATGACGTACGCCTGGTGGAGTACTTCCTGTGGCATAGTAAAGTGTTGGACAAGTTCAGATACCACTGCCACGGAAGTGTTCAAGGCGCCAGATTGCAAACACTCTGCCGTAAAATTCTCAACTTTCGAATACAGTCTCCTACTGTTAACATTCGGGTCACTAGGGAAACACTCAACTAG
- the LOC107177687 gene encoding protein FAR1-RELATED SEQUENCE 5-like, with protein sequence MTDSDEGLYDGDDMQYQINVTSDDERSSDASAHNEVETDNEGAGMVAEPQLNIEGDNRGGSGQLENDTQQQQCTEDCSEAESALPEMLAKEFASEEEAGICYQEYARTVGFGIRKHNKRRNVKGNITGRTWVCSRQGFRAAKHMENRCRGREAKAVTRTGCRAQFRVIYNEDTGRWACSFLQRVHNHNLTPPQLVHHIRSHRGVTGPDLSAALSLHKVGVKPSQIHEFMVDRSGGYDKVGYNRRDVENRLAATRHASLKESDAETCLSYLDGRKSSDPSFFYDFTITSSNRLGDLFWCDGGSCADYALFGDVIAFDATYKTNAYRKPLVVILGINHHRRTIVFGFALLSDETEHTYTWLLETLMTAMNNKHPRTVVTDGDKAMRNAISKTFPEASHRLCCWHLVRNAQTNIQNPEFTTEFRRCMMNAYTKEEFDRKWKLMVDNHNVAANEWVVKMFEDRHMWAEAYLRGKFFGGMRSTQRSEGMNAYLNHYVNRRL encoded by the coding sequence ATGACTGATTCAGACGAAGGATTGTATGACGGAGATGATATGCAGTACCAGATTAATGTAACTTCCGACGATGAACGCAGCTCAGATGCATCAGCTCACAATGAAGTGGAGACAGACAATGAAGGGGCAGGAATGGTGGCTGAACCGCAGTTGAACATCGAAGGCGACAACCGTGGAGGAAGTGGTCAGTTGGAGAACGATACTCAACAACAGCAGTGTACTGAAGATTGTAGTGAGGCTGAGAGTGCGCTTCCGGAAATGTTAGCAAAAGAATTCGCAAGTGAAGAGGAGGCTGGCATATGCTACCAAGAATATGCAAGGACAGTTGGCTTCGGCATTCGGAAACACAATAAACGCAGAAATGTGAAGGGGAATATCACTGGCAGAACGTGGGTTTGCAGCCGACAGGGATTCAGGGCTGCAAAGCACATGGAAAACAGATGCAGAGGGCGAGAAGCCAAGGCTGTTACAAGGACGGGATGTAGAGCACAATTTCGAGTTATTTACAATGAAGATACTGGCCGATGGGCGTGTAGTTTTCTTCAACGCGTCCACAATCACAACTTAACACCGCCTCAGCTAGTGCACCACATTAGGTCTCACAGAGGAGTGACGGGTCCCGACTTGTCAGCAGCTTTATCATTACATAAAGTGGGCGTGAAGCCATCTCAAATTCACGAGTTTATGGTTGACAGATCAGGAGGTTACGACAAGGTTGGGTATAATAGGAGGGATGTTGAAAATAGGCTGGCTGCCACGAggcatgcatcgttgaaagaATCAGACGCTGAGACATGCCTATCATATCTCGATGGAAGAAAAAGCTCGGATCCGTCATTCTTTTATGACTTCACAATCACTAGTTCCAATCGACTTGGGGACTTGTTTTGGTGCGATGGCGGATCATGCGCAGATTATGCATTATTTGGTGATGTTATTGCATTCGATGCAACTTACAAGACCAATGCATATCGGAAGCCTCTCGTGGTTATTTTGGGGATAAATCACCATCGGCGAACAATTGTATTCGGGTTTGCTCTGTTGTCAGATGAGACAGAACACACGTACACATGGTTGTTAGAGACATTGATGACAGCAATGAACAACAAGCATCCGAGGACAGTTGTAACCGACGGGGACAAAGCAATGCGAAATGCAATAAGCAAGACATTTCCAGAAGCTTCACACAGGTTGTGTTGCTGGCATTTGGTCCGAAATGCTCAAACAAATATTCAAAACCCTGAATTTACAACGGAATTCCGCCGCTGCATGATGAACGCTTAcacaaaagaagaatttgaccGAAAATGGAAATTGATGGTGGATAACCATAATGTTGCCGCAAATGAATGGGTTGTTAAGATGTTTGAAGATAGACATATGTGGGCTGAGGCTTATTTGCGTGGAAAGTTTTTTGGGGGAATGCGAAGCACTCAAAGGTCAGAAGGAATGAATGCGTATCTAAACCATTACGTGAATAGAAGGCTCTGA